The following proteins are co-located in the Micromonospora coriariae genome:
- a CDS encoding SigE family RNA polymerase sigma factor encodes MRDAEEFDALYAACAGRIVGHVYALTGNRSEAEDAVAEAFTRAWQRWPTVREADSPEAWVRRVASRAAVSSWRKTFNRLRAHRRAAVDQSVPGLSEDHVALLQALQRLNANQRRAVVLHHLNDLSVAEVAAEMQAPIGTVKTYLARGRRAMAGMLDEARQEGTSHD; translated from the coding sequence ATGCGTGACGCCGAGGAGTTCGACGCCCTCTACGCGGCCTGCGCCGGCCGGATCGTGGGTCACGTCTATGCCCTCACCGGCAACCGCAGTGAGGCGGAGGACGCCGTCGCCGAGGCCTTCACCCGGGCCTGGCAGCGCTGGCCGACCGTGCGCGAGGCGGACAGCCCGGAGGCGTGGGTCCGCCGGGTCGCCTCTCGAGCCGCGGTGAGCAGTTGGCGCAAGACGTTCAACCGGTTGCGCGCACACCGCCGGGCCGCCGTCGACCAGAGCGTGCCCGGACTCAGCGAGGACCACGTCGCCCTGCTGCAGGCGCTGCAACGGCTGAACGCCAACCAGCGTCGGGCCGTCGTGCTGCACCACCTGAACGATCTCAGCGTCGCCGAGGTGGCGGCCGAGATGCAGGCGCCCATCGGGACCGTCAAGACGTACCTCGCCCGCGGCCGCAGGGCCATGGCCGGGATGCTGGACGAGGCGCGGCAGGAGGGAACCTCCCATGACTGA
- a CDS encoding MmcQ/YjbR family DNA-binding protein: MADADDVRRLALALPQAVEIDSEGFDFRVGGKGFVWSYPERSPGKPRQIRTDVAVVFVGDEAEKQALLLGEPDLFFTTPGYDGLPLVMLRLAEVSVDRLSELVTDAWRMRAPQALLDDLGEGSLRLG, encoded by the coding sequence GTGGCTGACGCGGACGATGTTCGCCGTCTCGCGCTGGCCCTGCCGCAGGCGGTCGAGATCGACAGTGAGGGCTTCGACTTCCGCGTGGGTGGCAAGGGTTTCGTCTGGTCGTACCCGGAGCGTAGTCCGGGCAAGCCACGCCAGATCCGCACCGATGTCGCAGTGGTGTTCGTCGGCGATGAGGCCGAGAAGCAGGCTCTGCTGCTCGGGGAGCCCGATCTCTTCTTCACCACGCCCGGCTACGACGGCCTGCCACTGGTGATGCTGCGCCTGGCGGAGGTGAGCGTCGACCGCCTGAGCGAGCTCGTGACCGACGCGTGGCGGATGCGTGCGCCGCAGGCGCTCCTCGACGACCTCGGCGAAGGAAGCCTTCGCCTGGGCTGA
- a CDS encoding ThuA domain-containing protein, translating into MRRSLRSWLGAVLSAILVVGGIVAAPPVASAAPFTVLVFSKTAGFRHGSITPGITAIQQLGAANGFTVETTEDAAQFTDANLDRFAAVIWLSTTGDVLNAAQQAAFERYIQGGGGYVGVHAASDTEYEWPWYGGLVGAYFASHPAEQTATVKVADQVHPSTATLPQRWSRFDELYNYRVNPRGNVHVLATLDESTYSGGSMGYDHPISWCQNYSGGRSWYTGLGHTDASYTDAAFRQHLLGGIMTASGAVGADCGATVTSSFQQVELAKGAAETGEPMSLTVLPDRGVLHTSRNGVIRHTDAAGNTKVAATLPVYTGDEEGLQGIKADPNFASNRWVYAYYAPPLSTPGGGAPATGTPADFAVWDGVNRLSRFTVNADNTLNLASETLILNVPTSRGMCCHVGGDMDFDAAGNLYLSTGDDTNPFDSAGFTPIDERAGRNPAFDAQRTSANSNDLRGKVLRIKPSAAGGYTIPAGNMFAPGTARTRPEIYAMGFRNPFRMSVDKATGIVYLGDYGPDAGTADPNRGPAGNVEFARIDRPGFYGWPYCTARNDAYNDYTFPSGPSGPKFDCAGGPVNNSPNNTGITQLPPATPAWLPYGGSGSPPEFTGGGLSPMGGPVYRYNPNNPSDVAFPAYYDGTYFAGEFGRRWIKNIKLDPAGQPLKINPFPWTGTQVMDMEFGPDGALYVLDYGTGWFNGDANSALYRIEYARTGRAPRPVVSATPTSGTAPLTVAFSSAGTLDPDGDPFTYAWDFDNNGTTDSTAANPSFTYTTNGTRSPTLTVRDTTGKTATASVVITVGNSAPVVTVNTPLNGRTFAFGDAVPFTVTVTDAQDGAIDCARVKVNYVLGHDSHGHQLSSVQGCTGVIQTSADGEHDTAANIFGIIDAEYTDLGGGGQPPLTTHTQAVLQPRVRQAEHFGDSSGVQVVTPGAANGGAAVGYIDNNDWISFRPYNLTGVQSFSVRAGAPAGAGGTLELRVDSPTGPLVGSTTVTPTGGHGTFASFTGGVTAPTGTRTLFLVFKGGGGMYDIDEFTLSTSPGGPGPDPDPDPEPGANLARGKPARASSFEGAFVAANAFDGALGTRWGSSFSDPQWIDVDLGASYGINRVKLTWEAAYGSGYQIQTSPDGVNFTTVRTVTGGDGGVDDLTGITGSGRYVRLTGTARGTAWGYSLFEFEVYGGTGGPTGPGANLLLNKPTLTSSNEGADVSGAQAVDGSLTTRWSSAFADPQWIRVDLGSPTAIGRVKLSWEAAYSSAYGIQTSNDGTTWANVKTVTGADGGVDEHTGLGANGRYLRIYGTARGTPWGHSLWELEAYAS; encoded by the coding sequence GTGCGCAGATCCCTCAGATCGTGGCTCGGCGCCGTGCTGAGCGCGATCCTCGTCGTGGGCGGCATAGTGGCCGCGCCCCCCGTGGCCAGCGCCGCACCGTTCACCGTGCTGGTGTTCTCCAAGACCGCCGGATTCCGGCACGGCTCCATCACGCCGGGCATCACCGCCATCCAGCAGCTCGGCGCCGCCAACGGGTTCACCGTGGAGACGACCGAGGACGCGGCGCAGTTCACCGACGCCAACCTGGACCGGTTCGCCGCGGTGATCTGGCTGTCCACCACCGGTGACGTGCTCAACGCCGCCCAGCAGGCCGCGTTCGAGCGCTACATCCAGGGCGGTGGCGGATACGTGGGTGTGCACGCCGCCTCCGACACCGAGTACGAGTGGCCCTGGTACGGCGGGCTGGTCGGGGCGTACTTCGCCTCGCACCCGGCCGAGCAGACCGCCACCGTCAAGGTCGCCGACCAGGTGCACCCGTCCACCGCGACGCTGCCGCAGCGGTGGAGCCGGTTCGACGAGCTGTACAACTACCGCGTCAACCCGCGCGGCAACGTGCACGTGCTGGCCACCCTCGACGAGAGCACCTACAGCGGCGGGAGCATGGGGTACGACCACCCGATCTCCTGGTGCCAGAACTACTCCGGCGGCCGGTCCTGGTACACCGGCCTCGGCCACACCGACGCGTCGTACACCGACGCGGCCTTCCGTCAGCACCTGCTCGGCGGCATCATGACGGCGTCCGGGGCGGTCGGCGCTGACTGCGGCGCCACCGTGACCAGCAGCTTCCAACAGGTGGAGCTGGCCAAGGGCGCGGCCGAGACCGGCGAGCCGATGAGCCTCACCGTCCTGCCCGACCGGGGTGTGCTGCACACCTCGCGCAACGGCGTGATCCGGCACACCGACGCGGCCGGCAACACCAAGGTCGCCGCCACGCTGCCGGTCTACACCGGGGACGAGGAGGGTCTGCAGGGCATCAAGGCCGACCCGAACTTCGCCAGCAACCGCTGGGTGTACGCGTACTACGCGCCGCCACTGAGCACCCCCGGCGGTGGCGCACCGGCCACCGGCACCCCGGCCGACTTCGCCGTCTGGGACGGCGTCAACCGGTTGTCGCGGTTCACGGTGAACGCGGACAACACGCTCAACCTGGCCAGCGAGACGCTGATCCTGAACGTGCCGACCAGCCGGGGCATGTGCTGCCACGTCGGCGGCGACATGGACTTCGACGCGGCCGGCAACCTCTACCTGTCCACAGGCGACGACACCAACCCGTTCGACTCGGCCGGCTTCACCCCGATCGACGAGCGGGCCGGCCGCAACCCGGCCTTCGACGCGCAGCGCACCTCGGCCAACAGCAACGACCTGCGCGGCAAGGTCCTCCGGATCAAGCCCAGCGCGGCGGGCGGGTACACCATCCCAGCCGGCAACATGTTCGCCCCGGGCACCGCGCGGACCCGGCCGGAGATCTACGCGATGGGCTTCCGCAACCCGTTCCGGATGAGCGTGGACAAGGCCACCGGCATCGTCTACCTCGGTGACTACGGTCCGGACGCGGGCACCGCCGACCCGAACCGCGGACCGGCGGGCAACGTGGAGTTCGCCCGGATCGACCGGCCCGGTTTCTACGGCTGGCCGTACTGCACGGCCCGGAACGACGCCTACAACGACTACACCTTCCCGTCCGGCCCGTCCGGTCCGAAGTTCGACTGCGCGGGCGGCCCGGTGAACAACTCGCCCAACAACACAGGCATCACCCAGCTGCCGCCGGCCACCCCGGCGTGGCTGCCGTACGGCGGTTCCGGCTCCCCGCCGGAGTTCACCGGCGGCGGCCTGTCCCCGATGGGCGGCCCGGTGTACCGGTACAACCCGAACAACCCCTCCGACGTGGCGTTCCCGGCGTACTACGACGGAACCTACTTCGCCGGTGAGTTCGGCCGTCGCTGGATCAAGAACATCAAGCTCGACCCGGCCGGCCAACCGTTGAAGATCAACCCCTTCCCGTGGACCGGTACCCAGGTCATGGACATGGAGTTCGGGCCGGACGGCGCGCTCTACGTGCTCGACTACGGCACCGGCTGGTTCAACGGCGACGCCAACTCGGCGCTCTACCGCATCGAGTACGCCCGCACGGGCAGGGCGCCACGTCCGGTGGTCTCGGCCACCCCGACCAGCGGTACGGCGCCGTTGACCGTGGCCTTCTCCTCGGCCGGCACCCTCGACCCGGACGGTGACCCGTTCACCTACGCCTGGGACTTCGACAACAACGGCACCACCGACTCGACTGCGGCGAACCCGAGCTTCACGTACACCACCAACGGGACCCGCAGCCCGACGTTGACGGTCCGGGACACCACCGGCAAGACGGCCACCGCCAGCGTGGTCATCACGGTCGGCAACAGCGCGCCGGTGGTCACCGTGAACACCCCGTTGAACGGGCGGACGTTCGCCTTCGGGGACGCCGTGCCGTTCACCGTCACCGTCACCGACGCGCAGGACGGCGCGATCGACTGCGCCCGGGTGAAGGTGAACTACGTCCTCGGGCACGACTCGCACGGCCACCAGCTCAGCAGTGTGCAGGGCTGCACCGGGGTCATCCAGACCTCGGCCGACGGCGAACACGACACGGCGGCGAACATCTTCGGCATCATCGACGCCGAGTACACCGACCTGGGCGGGGGCGGCCAGCCGCCGCTGACCACGCACACCCAGGCGGTCCTGCAGCCACGGGTACGGCAGGCCGAGCACTTCGGTGACTCGTCCGGCGTCCAGGTCGTCACGCCGGGTGCGGCCAACGGCGGCGCCGCGGTCGGATACATCGACAACAACGACTGGATCTCGTTCCGCCCGTACAACCTGACAGGTGTCCAGTCGTTCAGCGTCCGGGCGGGAGCCCCGGCCGGTGCCGGCGGCACGCTGGAGCTGCGGGTCGACTCGCCCACCGGGCCGCTGGTCGGCTCGACCACCGTGACACCCACCGGCGGGCACGGCACGTTCGCCTCGTTCACCGGCGGGGTCACCGCTCCGACCGGTACGCGCACCCTGTTCCTGGTGTTCAAGGGCGGCGGCGGGATGTACGACATCGACGAGTTCACCCTCTCCACCAGCCCCGGCGGTCCCGGGCCCGATCCGGACCCCGACCCGGAGCCGGGCGCCAACCTGGCCCGGGGCAAGCCGGCGCGGGCCTCCAGTTTCGAGGGTGCCTTCGTCGCGGCCAACGCGTTCGACGGCGCGCTCGGCACCCGTTGGGGCAGCTCCTTCAGCGACCCGCAGTGGATCGACGTCGACCTGGGCGCGAGCTACGGCATCAACCGGGTCAAGCTGACCTGGGAGGCGGCGTACGGCAGCGGATACCAGATCCAGACCTCGCCGGACGGGGTCAACTTCACCACGGTCCGGACGGTGACCGGCGGCGACGGTGGCGTGGACGACCTGACCGGGATCACCGGCTCCGGCCGGTACGTCCGGCTCACCGGCACCGCCCGGGGCACCGCCTGGGGCTACTCGCTGTTCGAGTTCGAGGTGTACGGCGGCACCGGCGGCCCGACCGGCCCCGGCGCCAACCTGCTGTTGAACAAGCCGACTCTGACGTCCAGCAACGAGGGGGCCGACGTGTCCGGCGCCCAGGCGGTGGACGGCAGCCTCACCACCCGCTGGTCGAGCGCGTTCGCCGACCCGCAGTGGATCCGGGTCGACCTCGGCAGTCCGACCGCGATCGGCCGGGTGAAGCTGAGCTGGGAGGCGGCGTACAGCAGCGCGTACGGCATCCAGACCTCGAACGACGGCACCACCTGGGCCAACGTGAAGACGGTGACCGGCGCCGACGGTGGCGTGGACGAGCACACCGGGCTCGGCGCCAACGGTCGCTACCTGCGGATCTACGGCACCGCCCGGGGCACCCCGTGGGGCCACTCGCTCTGGGAGTTGGAGGCGTACGCGAGCTGA